Below is a genomic region from Thermochromatium tepidum ATCC 43061.
GATCTGTGAGCGAGCGTAGCGCCGGGCGTTGCCGATGGTGCTGTCGAGCACGCCGCGCACCAGCTCGAGGTCGAAATAGCCCTCGAGATCTGGGTCGCAGCGACAGCTCAATTCAAGGTCCAGTGTCCGGCACACCGACAGGTTCTCGGCGACGACCTCCTCGAGGAAGTCGGCGAGATTGTTGACGGTCACGCGCATGGCCAGTTGACGTTGACCGAGCTTGTAGAGTGTCAGGAGCTGGATGAGGTTGTTGTTGGCGCGGCGGGCCTCATGCTGGAGCAGGCTGGCCTGGCGCGGGTTGGCGATATGGTTGTCGGGATTGTTGATCAGATCCTCGAGATTGGTCAGGATCAGACTGAGCGAATTCTTGATGTCATGGATCGATGAAGCGAGGATGTCGGAGAAGTCCAGGCTATCCATCGGCTTAACCCTTAGTGGTGGTGAGTTTGCGCAGACGTGCATTCACATCCGCGAGCCGCCAGTCGTCGGGCGCCAGTGACTGGACGCGGTCGATATAGCAACGCACGGTTCGCAGTCCCTCTTCGGTGACGCCCCGGCGCTCCATGTACATGAGGATGGCCTTGGCGGCATTGAGATTGATGGTCTTGTTGCCCGGCATCTCGTTGGCGGCCTGGGTCAAGAGCTGGATGGCCGCCTCGAACTCGCCTTGCTTGATCAGGCGCACACCCTCGTTGTTGGTCTTGACGACGTCGCGTTGCACCTCTTGGATGGCTGTCTCGGCATCATAATCCAGACCGGATTCCTGGCACAGTTGCACGACCCGGTTCAGGGTCTCGTCATCGTCGTGATTGTTGGCGATGACCTGGCGCAGGAGCGCCGTGGCCTTGTCGGCGCGCCCGAGTCCGGCATAGGTCTTGGCCATCTCGAGCGCGTGCTCAGACGCATGGACCGTCTCGTTGAGCTGCGCGAGCACCTGCTCGGCCTCGGCGAGCGCAGCCTCGGCGCCGGCCTTGTCGCCCTGGCGGGTCTTGACCAGCGCAGTGGCGCTCGCCGCGTAGAAGCTAGCCTCAGGCCGATCGGGGAAGACCTTGTTGATCTCGGCTGTAACCTTCAGGGCCTCATCGTACTTGCCGTTGGCCGATTTGCTGTTGGCCAGTCCAGCGAAGAGCGCCGGGTGGTTGAGGACCG
It encodes:
- a CDS encoding sensor histidine kinase, coding for MDSLDFSDILASSIHDIKNSLSLILTNLEDLINNPDNHIANPRQASLLQHEARRANNNLIQLLTLYKLGQRQLAMRVTVNNLADFLEEVVAENLSVCRTLDLELSCRCDPDLEGYFDLELVRGVLDSTIGNARRYARSQIEISADQEDDFLVIRVEDDGVGFPPALLNLLEYGTGRQGDSLNPGRTQLGLYFASRIAQLHRNGARQGRIQLRNGHHLPGGCFELWLP